The following is a genomic window from Desulfatiglans anilini DSM 4660.
AGAGATGTCTAACTACTGCAAACCATGGTATGGGGGAAGATACCTTGCTGGTCCTGATCTGACGGGGCTTTTTATCGGTGATCCGGGAATGTTGGGAATAAAGACTCGAGTCTCTTTCAGAATTGAACCTATGCCATCCCATATGTTGGCGAAGAGCGTAATGGTTCCGGCCGTGGTTACGGTTGATAATCCTCTTGCGGATGTGAAAGTGTGCGTGGAAATTTACCGAGAGTGGGAAAAATTGGGTTCTCCTGGTCTTTTCGTGACTGGAATATGGGATCACGAATTTCTGGCAATTTATGGTGGGTATGAGTTCTTTGAGCCGTACGCAAGAGCCGTTGATCCCGGGCAGCCTGTGAACAATGCGACGCTAGTCTATGTAGTTGTTGGGAAATGCCAAGAAGAGCTTGATTATTGCGAAAGAACATTGGATAGCGTTTTAGCCAAATACGGGTGCAAGGAGTTCGGTCAGGAAATCAAGGATGGAAACTATGCACGATGGCTATTAGAAAAAACTGGAAATACGCTTTATGCACACCCTGCATGGGGAGCGGTAGGCGGAACAGGGATTGTCATTTGGATTGCAGATATTCAATGGTCTGGAATTGATAAAATGTTAGATCAACTCACAGCCTATTACCAGGACAATTTGAATGAATTTCAGGACGTGAAAATGGGTTTTGCCACGCAAATGACGGTAGTGGGTGGTGGGGTCAAATTCCTGGTTTATGCTCCAACGAGAAACGAAATTCCAGAGTTTGAGGAAGAATGGGCTATTAGAAGAAAATTACATCGCGGCGTCTCTGAGATTATGTGGAAGAATGGAGCGCTTCCAATTTGGACTGGTTATATCAATAGCCCTTGGTTAGTCGAGGCGGGAATTGTGAATGAATCCTATATGAAGCTATTTAAAACTGTCAAAGATGCACTTGATCCTAACGGCATTTTGAGCCCGGGAAAGTTCCATATTAACGATCTGCCTGATGCACGCTATTAAAACATTCTTTGAGATTGCAGCTAGGAGGGGTGGGTATGGATAGAGAAGCGAGAACGATGTACAGGACGAAGTTTCATAATCTTGAAGAGATGGATGTCCGCGCTCTTACATGGTGCATGCAGTGTGGCAACTGTATAAATGATCAG
Proteins encoded in this region:
- a CDS encoding FAD-binding oxidoreductase, yielding MGLDASIIEQMKMVVGNDNISTADFITQSYAKPADDFSYRIPPDAVVVPKSTEEVSGIVKLCNEYKIPILPRGNGSDLSSGSRPPGSGCIVMDLKKMDKIDVDTDAMVVNVEVGASFGQLRRELNKIGWWTTYGPANNMARIGGALSCHSVGGGGECYFRSPGDQTTGVEVVLADGTIVRTGAEMSNYCKPWYGGRYLAGPDLTGLFIGDPGMLGIKTRVSFRIEPMPSHMLAKSVMVPAVVTVDNPLADVKVCVEIYREWEKLGSPGLFVTGIWDHEFLAIYGGYEFFEPYARAVDPGQPVNNATLVYVVVGKCQEELDYCERTLDSVLAKYGCKEFGQEIKDGNYARWLLEKTGNTLYAHPAWGAVGGTGIVIWIADIQWSGIDKMLDQLTAYYQDNLNEFQDVKMGFATQMTVVGGGVKFLVYAPTRNEIPEFEEEWAIRRKLHRGVSEIMWKNGALPIWTGYINSPWLVEAGIVNESYMKLFKTVKDALDPNGILSPGKFHINDLPDARY